ATGAGTCAGTTGACATCTGCATGATCTCTAATAGTTGACTTTTAAAGCTAGGAGATGAAAGGAGAAAGTTGTCCAAAGTCATATTAGAATATCCTTGCCTTTCTAATATATACACTATGGGGTTCTATTTATCATACACCGATGATGtttcccatagcagccaatcagcaattagatctcaacagtcacctacaagttagaaaacaaaagcacttTGGTTTGGTTTTGGTTCCACCGGTGATGTTTTTCTTCACTGTTTTACACCCcataataaataggctcctaaaTCCACAGCAGCCTTTTCCTTTTTGGTTTCCGCTCCTGGACTGTTTTCCCAtaggaaaaacaaaaacccagAAACTACATTCTATGATCTATAGTACTTAATGGTTAAGTAGGTCATTATAAGAAAAGGCATTGTGGTATTCTGGAGCCTTCGGATCATATATCCAATATGATGTTTTTAAGAGGATGTATAGTCAGTATGTcgcaattaatataaatatgttatatcATTGGAGGTAACATACCGAACTTTAGAAACAATAATAGCAAGCCATAAGTGAAAAGAGTACTATTTAACACAATGGACAAAAGCCAGTCACTTTCATCACCCTGTCCAAAACTATAGTAGATACAGTAAATCTGATGACCACACACCTTATTTTACAGGTTCTGCTTTGCtatccttagggcagagacacacgctcagattcgtggaaattagtcgcccagcgacaaatctcctcttcttcgggtggcgactaatctccctgaactgcctcccgccggctagaatgtaaatcgccggcaggatggccaCCAGTGCActacgttttccaaagttgctccACAAGGAACCTCGGgcctatgtttttttaaatgcccctaggaaataaaattattttttcagcaaCAACAtgctagctatatatatatatatatatatatatatatatatatatatatatatatatatatatatatatatatatatatatatatatatatatatatttaagagaaTCATGGTGGTAAAAACATTTTACCCCTCAGCTAGGAAGTGATGTCTTTCTTGTACATTGTAGGTGAAACATctgtaaattgtatttgtttgaaGGGTtccatttttaatgaatgcagtTTTACTATTTAAGAAGACTTAAAATAAATTCCCATCTGTTTTAGTGTCAACTCTAACAAGCTTTAAAGGCTGTTGGTTGTTGCATTTAACATGAATATATTTCATCTTTCCAAGTGATAAAGATTTCCAGtgaatgtacattatttatttttaaacaaaaaagtgagAATGCAGGTTTAATGTAGGGGATTTAACATAATTACTAGGGCATAGTTTGTCCCAGTTCAGTATCTTTTAACCAAGATtttacaattaaattaaatttggtTGGTTTTGGTCACTGAGGTAGGTGAAAATTGCTATAAAACTCATATTcgtctataatttttttttacttatgtgaTATTTTTTGTCTTCTTCCCAGATGAATCTGAAAAGAGTTTCTAACCACCCGGCCTTACCATCTCCGACTTCAAGATTAATACTTCACAAATGGTTGTTAGCCCAGTCTAGCTGTATTTTGAACTGATCTCTTCACTTTCCTCTACATGGCCATTCTACTGGTTTCCGCTCTACTTCTACTGACTCCGAGTCAGGTTGCTCCTGATGATCATCTGCTGAAGAATGCTTCAAATGTGGATGTTCTCAAGTTTGAAGTAGGAGTACTCAGCAATACAAGTGAGCATTATTCAACACAAGTCCAGCCACCTGGTACAAGTCATCATATACCTCAAACAATAATTGTAGGAGTCCGCAAGGGTGGCACCAGAGCACTGCTGGAGATGCTTGACATCCATCCTAATATTGTGGTAGCAGCGACAGAAGTACATTTTTTTGACTGGGATGAGAATTACGTCAAAGGGATAGAATGGTACCGAAACCTGATGCCTTTCTCCTATGAAAATCAAATTACCATTGAAAAGACACCAGGTTACTTTACCTCTCTACATGCACCTGAACGGATTCATAATATGAATAGTTCGATTAAACTGCTTATTATCTTGAGAGACCCCACTGAGAGGGTTATATCTGATTATACCCAAGTATACTATAACAGACTAGAAAATCGTAAATCTGTGCAACGTTTTGAGGACATCGTTATTAAAAATGGTGCACTCAATACCAAATATAAAGCCATCCAAAGGAGCTTGTATGATATGCACATGGAAAGATGGCTGAAATATTTCAATCTGGATCAGATTCATATTGTCGATGGTAACACTTTAATAAAACGACCGCTGAAGGAATTACAGAAGGTCGAGAGATTTCTAAATCTCCCACCAAAAATTGTATCTTCAAACTTCTACTTCAATCAGACCAAGGGGTTTTACTGTATTAGAAGTGACGGTAGAGAAAGATGCCTACATGAGTCTAAGGGTCGCCCTCATCCTGTAGTGAACAGAACGGTTCTAGAACAACTTTATTCTTACTTCAGAGAACATAATagaaatttttataaaatggttaATCAGTCTTTTGACTGGCACTGATGCAACTGTGACTTCAAGTAAACAGAAGAAAAGTAAGCTGGGATGTACAGCTACTAGAtggtcagtggcggaactaccaggggagcagggggtgcgagcgggccagggcccgcaccccctcagggccccccagcagtccgttCGCCATTGAAAactcggccaaatgcggccgtaagGAGGGAGGCGGGGCCGGCTGctcgtcacgcaccagggcccgcccccctcaacgaacgctactgtaGATGGTTAtacaattaatttataaatacttGAAGAAATGCACTTATTAGTCTACACAATTTTATGAAGTTCTTTCTTAAGTTATAAGGCCATAAAATGGAAAGTCTATTCTGATATTTGCACAAGTTgaaacaatttgtaaaaaaaactaaattgaagGGAAAGGATGCCACAAAATAAGTTGAACTTAAGCAGATTCAGCAAATATTTATCCTCGTGCCACCAACTAATTAAACCAAAAGAAACCTGAAGTTAGATTTATTGTTCTAACAACAAGGTATTAAACTCCCAGATTAATGGATACGGAGAAGCCAAATTTTTGAAATGTGTAGATTTTAGCTGAACCATCTAATTTTGCTAAGTACTGCTTTTATAACTGATAACCAGAAACCTTATTCAGACATTTTTTGattacacaataaaaggaatgtAAGCCACCAGTGTCTTATTTATAGTAACTTGATTTCCCCCATCTTCTATGAAGATGCTTCTAATTAGCTTACAGTTGTAGTCTTGTTAAAGTTGCCAGTGGCCACAAACATTCTTCTCACATCTACTGTAGTTTTTCTCATGTATAATTCTGTTTACAAGACAGAAAACAGGGCATGGCCTAACAGTCCAGGACCAGTAGGCTGTAAAATGTAACTTTCTGTAGTAAGGAAAACTCACAAAGCCTAGGTATTGTCAccaataaaaaagatttgaaatatAAACCTTCAAAGTATCCTAAGGCTGAAATGCGTAACCCTATGAAGACTCCAAAAACTGTTAAGAAACTTACCCCTGTGGCTGTGAGAATGTGCTCAGTGGGATTAATACTTGCTGTCTTTATCTTTACTGAGGGAACATCTGATGAAAGATATTGAACTGAGCTGGCTCTAAATTAGTTGAACTCTTTGTAAAACAGCATTGTTCTCCTTGAAGGGACCAAGAGTGCATTGCAACGGAGAAGACAGAAACCACTATAAGCCTGGACATACATGCAGTTTTACCAGGCAGAAACACAATGCAGGATTTAAAAAAGCCTACGGCAGCGTAAATACGCTAACCTAGTGATTGAACCCGCTTAGCGTATTTATGCGGCagtcggcttttttaaaaaaacgcatgtgtgtccatgctcTAAGAGGTCCACTTTTTCATTAATATTTCATTAAGTAAAGTACCTTaaaacacctagggggttatttactaaactccgaatgcaaaaatcatgaaaaatttggcattttcttttataaaatcggacttttaaaaaaatcacgaatttttcggaatttattaaacccgaggatggaaaagtcagaatctgaaaatccggaatctcagacctgtcgaggttgcatttaagtcaatgggagaagtcccaatgatttttttgatgtgcgctgggtttcgtgcaataccccggagttttcgggtgaaaattcggaatacgaaaaaacacaaaaatcaaagcaaattttcgggaaaatgtaataataaataagcataaaaatccTGATCGGATtttaatcggagtttgtagcagaaaatattgagataaattcggactttgataaatatcccccttaaagtgcaaaaataaacaaataatacacaAACGGCCACTGTGCCCTTTCTTGCTTATTTTACCAATGAACTGCAGTATATTCAAAGTACTTAACTTAACTTTTTAACTGGCTTATGTTGAGGCATTCATTTCCTTTATAAAATATTCcagtgtaaatatatacagtacacctgTTAGTGCAATATTCTTATTGGTATATAGGTTCTCCCATTGGtatttttatacatgtatatGAGAAACAGATATGCGTTGTGTAGTAGACCTAGCTCTTGAACTGTTGATAACCGACTTATCTTTGCTAAAGTCACAGTGAAGATTAAGGTTTCTTATATCAAATATGTTGTGAGTCAATGTAAAGTAGATACTTTTGTATAATTGCTAATGATCTATATTCTGTCATTGTATTCAAAAAAGCACTCGTTTTAGCTACCCGCTCAAATaggaataaatgttttaagtacaggtattctgattgatacaatgtaaaacagtttttgtaaataaagccAGATGGTGAAAGCTTTTGATGGGGTTTCCACTGTCAGACTTCAGTAAGTTGGTTAAGATGCAAAAGTCATTTACAGTTATCCTAAATGTCAGGTTTTTGCTGTTCCAAGACTCGAAAACAAGaggaaaaccatgaaaaagtTATGAAATGATGAAGTCCGTTATAAGGATCCTTTCTCGTCTTCAAGAAAACATTCCATTTCAACTTAATCTAAAAACATcacttttgaaaaaacaaattatggaaaacagtTTGTGCTGTAGCTAATTATAACACTGTCACCAAACACCCTCTTTAAGAGTAGAATGTATTCAATATATCCTCGGAGAGGTGATGGCAAAATACATCTCTCACAATCCCCTACATCATCTATAGTGGGATCAGAATTCCCCACATTGATCCCTTTTGTCtttcatacatttatttgaagaaatacatacagtacaaatgtaaaatgtttctatCTAGCGGATGATCTCTCACTAACAATTTAGGCCTGAAGCTTCATATAATTAATGGTGCTGACACTGAAATACAAAAGGGCACATTCTCCTATACTATACAGAATTCTACTGTATCGGTGTCAGACTGATAATTATACAGTATTGGTGTCAGACTAAGAAACAACTGATTTATTTTACTCACCCTTTTCACTTGTCTTTATAAGTGTGTATAaccgaaaaaatgtttttgctttcctGTTTGACCATATGTCCAAACTAACCACAGGATAGAGGGGTGTAATGTTCACGTTATCCGGAACCTTGAACGATGTTGGGTAGACCCAAATGCACAGGgaatccctgtggattccggtgttcatgacgcccttttggggctccGGACTTTCTTCTGCAGAACCCAACAAGGAGTAAGTGTGTATACTAGTAACAAGtccgtaagcgaggtaccggcaaggattaggcaaaacgTAGTCGaagaacaggcaaaagggtctAGTTTAAATTGGACCCTTACAACCAGGTAGCTGTgcaaattccaaactggagtgTTGCGgattaaaaaatcaaatcattcttaaagcaccaaaataaaaaatgaatgtcaggtgcaaactgtcttagaatatcactgtctgcatccGCAGGCGGAAGAGCTCAACCGAACATGCCCACGACCCGCAAGTGGTGTGCCGAGGTCAGCCAAACCTGCCCGACCCACATATCACTACACCTCACCATTTTGTTTGTGTCTGTGATGACCAGTGCactttttttagaaacatattgaaagcattttaagtCTATGCACATTGCTTACAACCAATCGTGAATCTAACTAAACATCACCAGTGACTCACCTGCAGCTGCCTGCTACTCCAGTGCTTAAAGCTAAGAGAGAGCAATAGGTTATATATGGTGCAGTATTTTAATGATATCACGCACTTTAGGAGCCTAAAAAAGggggagacattttgtgcaaagaGAGGAGCCAATAGAACCTGGGAATTTATCCCCATAATCCAAATGAGACAAAAGTCAATTATAATTAATTGAGAAGATGCCAGTCCTCTTTCCCAGGAGAGAAATTGGCAAGCACCCAATAGTGAgaggaatgtatttatttttgtattgcatTTACAGAACATCAACATGAGTGTAGGCACTTTAGTTCCACTGTGGTCTGGGTCTGTGTGTGCAGAGATGAAATCCAAAGCCAGTGTTCTTCACAGCCACGATgaatccagtgttggactgggatgccaggggcccaccagaagaccttaggctaagggcccactttccaaactattatacctcctctcctcactcaacctctttgttcccgtaaagaaatagggaatgaccatgaaataggccaaatggtgagaagcaagaggcccactgacacctgggcccaccgggagttttcttggtatcctggtgggccagtccgacactggatgaaTCCCTCATAATTAAAGTATATATCTCCTTTACATTGCTGTATAGTGAAAGCATTAAACATATTTATAAGGAGGAGCAAATCTTGTGCAAATTGATTGCATAATAATGTTTGTCTAAAAGAAGCAACTTCCTCGTAAATCAGTA
This sequence is a window from Xenopus laevis strain J_2021 chromosome 7S, Xenopus_laevis_v10.1, whole genome shotgun sequence. Protein-coding genes within it:
- the XB5817455.S gene encoding heparan sulfate glucosamine 3-O-sulfotransferase 1, with protein sequence MAILLVSALLLLTPSQVAPDDHLLKNASNVDVLKFEVGVLSNTSEHYSTQVQPPGTSHHIPQTIIVGVRKGGTRALLEMLDIHPNIVVAATEVHFFDWDENYVKGIEWYRNLMPFSYENQITIEKTPGYFTSLHAPERIHNMNSSIKLLIILRDPTERVISDYTQVYYNRLENRKSVQRFEDIVIKNGALNTKYKAIQRSLYDMHMERWLKYFNLDQIHIVDGNTLIKRPLKELQKVERFLNLPPKIVSSNFYFNQTKGFYCIRSDGRERCLHESKGRPHPVVNRTVLEQLYSYFREHNRNFYKMVNQSFDWH